The following coding sequences lie in one Kribbella sp. NBC_00709 genomic window:
- a CDS encoding metal-dependent hydrolase, translated as MRLRMMGRSHALSGWCAGLAVAPLVGLTSVAEVVPFAAATAGYALLPDLDHPGASASRLLGPVTRLVSGAVRAFSGVLYNLTKGPRDEESTGKHRHATHTLVAAVLLGFLAASLGDRGKWAVLGVAVTGLVLAADALGDWIVLAVLAAAGWSVVGAALPGTSAADAVQAGLTQIGGWIGAAVAVGMFVHCLGDSLTRSGCPWLWPLPIRGETWYELRLPRPFRFSTDSWVERLIVAPVLFVAGVLLLPGAFPALRNLFDATSIWIAGQS; from the coding sequence GTGAGGCTTCGGATGATGGGGCGGTCGCATGCTTTGTCGGGGTGGTGTGCCGGGTTGGCGGTGGCGCCGCTCGTCGGGCTGACGTCGGTGGCGGAGGTGGTGCCGTTCGCGGCCGCCACGGCCGGGTACGCGTTGCTGCCGGACCTGGATCACCCAGGGGCGAGCGCCTCGCGGTTGCTCGGTCCGGTGACGCGGCTGGTGTCGGGAGCGGTACGGGCGTTCTCCGGCGTGCTCTACAACCTCACCAAGGGTCCGCGTGACGAGGAGAGCACCGGCAAGCATCGCCACGCGACCCACACGCTGGTTGCGGCCGTCCTGCTCGGGTTCCTGGCCGCGAGCCTCGGTGACCGCGGCAAATGGGCGGTCCTGGGCGTCGCGGTGACCGGACTGGTGCTGGCGGCGGACGCTCTGGGCGACTGGATCGTCCTTGCAGTCCTCGCCGCAGCCGGTTGGTCAGTAGTAGGTGCGGCGCTCCCGGGTACGTCGGCCGCAGACGCCGTACAGGCTGGTCTCACGCAGATCGGTGGCTGGATCGGTGCGGCTGTTGCGGTCGGCATGTTCGTCCACTGTCTTGGTGACAGCCTGACCCGCTCCGGCTGCCCGTGGCTCTGGCCGCTCCCGATCCGCGGCGAGACCTGGTACGAGCTCCGCCTCCCGCGCCCGTTCCGCTTCAGCACCGACAGCTGGGTAGAGCGCCTCATCGTCGCGCCGGTCCTCTTCGTCGCCGGCGTACTCCTGCTGCCCGGTGCCTTCCCGGCCCTCCGCAACCTCTTCGACGCGACCTCGATCTGGATCGCCGGTCAGTCCTGA
- the dapA gene encoding 4-hydroxy-tetrahydrodipicolinate synthase has protein sequence MSSPESTPSSGSSAARSAVLPFGRLTTAMITPFRSDGSLDLDAAQKVAQYLVDGGNDALVLNGTTGEAPTTSDQEKVQLIEAVREAIGDRAKIVAGVGTNDTAHTIECAKQAEAAGAHGLLVVTPYYNKPPQDGLRAHFTAVADATGLPNMLYDIPARSGVEIKTETLIGLAEHPRIVAVKDAKGDLAGTTKVLANTDLFYYCGADELNLASLAIGAVGIASVVAHVASREYRQLIDAVVAGDLAAAQEIDRRLVPAVETIMTKTQGAIMVKAALKLAGVIEHATLRLPLVEATAEQVDWLTTDLKTAGLIA, from the coding sequence ATGTCCTCGCCAGAATCCACGCCCTCGTCGGGCTCGTCCGCGGCTCGGTCCGCGGTACTGCCGTTCGGCCGTCTGACGACCGCGATGATCACGCCGTTCCGGTCCGACGGGTCCCTCGATCTCGACGCCGCCCAGAAGGTCGCGCAGTACCTGGTGGACGGCGGCAACGACGCCCTGGTGCTGAACGGGACCACCGGCGAGGCGCCGACCACCTCCGACCAGGAGAAGGTCCAGCTGATCGAGGCCGTCCGGGAGGCGATCGGCGACCGCGCCAAGATCGTCGCCGGGGTCGGCACCAACGACACCGCGCACACCATCGAGTGCGCCAAGCAGGCCGAGGCCGCCGGCGCGCACGGTCTGCTCGTCGTCACGCCGTACTACAACAAGCCTCCGCAGGACGGGCTGCGCGCGCACTTCACCGCGGTCGCCGACGCCACCGGCCTGCCGAACATGCTGTACGACATCCCGGCCCGGTCCGGGGTGGAGATCAAGACCGAGACCCTGATCGGGCTCGCCGAGCACCCGCGGATCGTCGCGGTGAAGGACGCCAAGGGCGACCTCGCCGGGACCACCAAGGTGCTGGCGAACACCGATCTGTTCTACTACTGCGGTGCCGACGAGCTGAATCTCGCCTCGCTGGCGATCGGCGCGGTCGGTATCGCGAGCGTGGTTGCCCACGTCGCGAGCCGGGAGTACCGGCAGCTGATCGACGCTGTGGTGGCCGGCGACCTCGCAGCAGCACAAGAGATTGATCGACGGCTGGTGCCCGCCGTCGAGACGATCATGACCAAGACCCAGGGCGCCATCATGGTGAAGGCCGCGCTCAAGCTGGCCGGCGTCATCGAGCACGCGACACTCCGGTTGCCGCTGGTTGAGGCGACCGCCGAGCAAGTGGACTGGCTCACCACCGACCTCAAGACGGCAGGACTGATTGCATGA
- a CDS encoding ribonuclease J has product MSHPHPDLDAPGPLTPGALRVIPLGGLGEVGRNMTVFEYDGKLLIVDCGVLFPDENQPGVDLILPDFEPIRDRLNDVVAVVLTHGHEDHIGGLPYLLRERGDIPVVGSQLTLALLEGKLKEHRHRNVPQQIVAEGETLQIGPFICEFVAVNHSIPDALAVAIKTPAGVVLHTGDFKMDQLPLDNRITDLRAFARLGEEGVDLFMVDSTNSEVPGFTTHERDIAPVLDRVFTNAKNQRIIVACFASHVHRVQQVMDAAVKHNRKVAYVGRSMVRNMGVARDLGFLNVPGDTLIDMRELDDYPPERVVLVSTGSQGEPMSALSRIAANDHNVVQLQPGDTVVLASSLIPGNENSVYRVINGLIRHGANVIHKGNALVHVSGHASAGELLYCYNIVKPRNVMPVHGEVRHLHANADLAIQTGVPRENVVVVEDGVVVDLIDRKAVVAGKVDCGYVFVDGSTVGDITETSLKDRRILGDEGFISVIAVMDSVTGKLTAGPEIQARGFAEDDTVFDDLKPKIEAEIEKAIGSGVDDMFQLQQVIRRVVGKWVSDTHRRRPMIIPVVVES; this is encoded by the coding sequence ATGAGCCATCCCCATCCAGATCTCGACGCGCCCGGACCACTGACTCCGGGCGCTTTGCGGGTGATCCCGCTCGGCGGCCTCGGCGAGGTCGGCCGGAACATGACCGTGTTCGAGTACGACGGCAAGCTGCTGATCGTGGACTGCGGCGTCCTGTTCCCGGACGAGAACCAGCCCGGCGTGGACCTGATCCTGCCGGACTTCGAGCCGATCCGGGACCGGCTGAACGACGTCGTCGCGGTCGTTCTGACGCACGGCCACGAGGACCACATCGGCGGGTTGCCCTACCTGCTGCGTGAGCGGGGCGACATCCCGGTGGTGGGATCGCAGCTCACGCTCGCGCTGCTCGAGGGCAAGCTGAAGGAGCACCGGCACCGCAACGTGCCGCAGCAGATCGTGGCCGAGGGGGAGACCCTGCAGATCGGCCCGTTCATCTGTGAGTTCGTCGCGGTCAATCACTCGATCCCGGACGCGCTCGCGGTCGCGATCAAGACCCCGGCCGGCGTCGTGCTGCACACCGGCGACTTCAAGATGGACCAGTTGCCGCTGGACAACCGGATCACCGACCTGCGCGCGTTCGCCCGGCTCGGCGAGGAGGGAGTCGACCTGTTCATGGTCGACTCCACCAACTCCGAGGTGCCCGGCTTCACCACGCACGAGCGCGACATCGCGCCGGTGCTGGACCGGGTCTTCACCAACGCGAAGAACCAGCGGATCATCGTCGCCTGCTTCGCCTCGCACGTGCACCGCGTGCAGCAGGTGATGGACGCGGCGGTGAAGCACAACCGCAAGGTGGCGTACGTCGGTCGGTCGATGGTCCGCAACATGGGCGTGGCCCGGGACCTCGGCTTCCTGAACGTCCCCGGCGACACGTTGATCGACATGCGCGAGCTGGACGACTACCCGCCGGAGCGGGTCGTGCTGGTGTCGACCGGTTCGCAGGGCGAGCCGATGTCGGCGCTGTCCCGGATCGCGGCCAACGACCACAACGTCGTACAGCTGCAGCCCGGTGACACCGTCGTCCTGGCGTCGTCGCTGATCCCGGGCAACGAGAACTCGGTGTACCGGGTGATCAACGGCCTGATCCGGCACGGTGCGAACGTGATCCACAAGGGCAACGCGCTCGTGCACGTGTCCGGTCACGCCAGCGCCGGCGAGCTGCTGTACTGCTACAACATCGTGAAGCCGCGCAACGTGATGCCCGTGCACGGCGAGGTCCGGCACCTGCACGCGAACGCCGACCTCGCGATCCAGACCGGCGTACCGCGGGAGAACGTGGTCGTCGTCGAGGACGGCGTGGTGGTCGACCTGATCGACCGCAAGGCCGTGGTGGCGGGCAAGGTGGACTGCGGGTACGTGTTCGTGGACGGCTCGACCGTCGGCGACATCACCGAGACCTCGCTCAAGGACCGCCGCATCCTCGGTGACGAGGGCTTCATCTCGGTCATCGCGGTGATGGACTCGGTCACCGGCAAGCTGACCGCCGGTCCGGAGATCCAGGCCCGCGGGTTCGCCGAGGACGACACGGTCTTCGACGACCTCAAGCCGAAGATCGAGGCCGAGATCGAGAAGGCGATCGGCAGCGGCGTCGACGACATGTTCCAGCTGCAGCAGGTGATCCGCCGGGTGGTCGGCAAATGGGTCAGCGACACCCACCGTCGCAGGCCCATGATCATTCCGGTCGTGGTCGAAAGCTGA
- a CDS encoding LacI family DNA-binding transcriptional regulator — protein MSVSGVNGTGQRRPTMKEVAARAGVALKTVSRVVNEEPNVSPELTAKVQAAIKDLNYTPNESARMLRRGKTGTIAVVIRDIGDPFFASLGRAVELWARSSGSVVMIGLTDEDPEREREVCLEFVARRPDALIMAPIGETQEYLAPHVDAGMAVVTIDRPAHGIEADAVLADNAGGIDQAIDHLVRQGHRRIAYLGDDERIFTARERVVAYRAAMARHRIDVDEDLVHLSEPTTEGIGITLSAVLDRAEPATALLSANNMTTAEVLRGLAGRRDQVALVSFDDLALGDLLSPGLTAVAQSADVMARTAIQLMTERLPEPHRPGRTVRVPVKLTIRGSGEIPPAR, from the coding sequence ATGAGTGTCAGCGGGGTGAACGGGACGGGTCAGCGCCGGCCCACGATGAAGGAGGTCGCTGCCCGGGCGGGGGTCGCACTGAAGACCGTCTCCCGGGTGGTGAACGAAGAGCCGAACGTCAGCCCCGAGCTGACCGCGAAGGTCCAGGCCGCGATCAAGGACCTGAACTACACGCCGAACGAGTCCGCCCGGATGCTGCGCCGCGGCAAGACCGGGACGATCGCCGTGGTGATCCGCGATATCGGCGACCCGTTCTTCGCCTCGCTCGGCCGCGCGGTCGAGCTGTGGGCGCGGTCGTCCGGCTCGGTGGTGATGATCGGCCTGACCGACGAGGACCCGGAGCGGGAGCGGGAGGTCTGTCTCGAGTTCGTCGCCCGCCGGCCGGACGCGCTGATCATGGCGCCGATCGGTGAGACCCAGGAGTACCTCGCGCCGCATGTCGACGCCGGGATGGCGGTCGTCACGATCGACCGTCCCGCGCACGGCATCGAGGCCGACGCCGTACTCGCGGACAACGCCGGCGGGATCGACCAAGCGATCGACCACCTGGTTCGTCAGGGCCACCGCCGGATCGCATACCTCGGTGACGACGAGCGGATCTTCACCGCCCGCGAGCGCGTGGTCGCGTACCGGGCCGCGATGGCCCGGCACCGCATCGACGTCGACGAGGACCTGGTGCACCTGTCCGAGCCGACGACCGAGGGCATCGGCATCACGCTGTCCGCCGTGCTGGACCGGGCCGAGCCGGCCACCGCGTTGCTGTCGGCAAACAACATGACAACGGCCGAGGTACTGCGGGGCCTGGCCGGCCGCCGGGATCAGGTCGCGCTGGTGTCCTTCGACGACCTGGCGCTGGGGGATCTGCTCAGCCCGGGCCTGACCGCGGTCGCGCAGTCCGCCGACGTGATGGCGCGGACCGCGATCCAGTTGATGACCGAGCGCCTCCCGGAGCCGCACCGCCCCGGTCGCACGGTGCGGGTCCCGGTGAAGCTGACGATCCGCGGATCAGGCGAGATTCCCCCCGCTCGCTGA
- a CDS encoding fatty acid desaturase family protein: protein MSAQQQYVSMYTDLLRTVRELGLFRRRQGYYVTRISIVGGALLAVVAGMILLGNSWHQLWLAGALALILVQVAFLSHDSAHRQIFHSNARNDWTARILAGCILGMSASWWRSKHNKHHAAPNQADRDPDVQLKVLAFTPQAVVDRGRVGRWFAARQGWLFFPLLTLEGVGLHASSLKHLLRRDASRADRIDAAVVASRITLYVAALYVLLPAGKATAFLGLQLAVFGVCLGAAFAPNHKGMPIVPASMKLDFLRRQVLMSRNIRGGILTDFAMGGLNYQIEHHLFPSMPRPTLRRVQPIVREYCELHGIAYAEVGLFASYRIVVDYLNNVGLQARDPFDCPLAAQLRSASGGNLA, encoded by the coding sequence GTGAGCGCCCAACAGCAGTACGTGAGCATGTACACGGACCTCCTGCGGACCGTCCGCGAACTCGGCCTGTTCCGGCGCCGTCAGGGCTACTACGTGACCCGGATCAGCATCGTCGGCGGCGCCCTGCTCGCGGTGGTGGCCGGCATGATCCTGCTCGGCAACTCCTGGCATCAACTCTGGCTCGCGGGTGCGTTGGCGCTCATCCTGGTCCAGGTGGCGTTCCTCAGCCACGACAGCGCGCATCGGCAGATCTTTCACTCCAACGCCCGCAACGACTGGACCGCCCGCATCCTGGCCGGCTGCATCCTGGGCATGAGTGCCAGCTGGTGGCGGTCGAAGCACAACAAGCACCACGCCGCGCCCAACCAGGCGGACCGTGATCCCGACGTCCAGCTGAAGGTGCTCGCGTTCACGCCCCAGGCGGTCGTCGACCGCGGACGGGTCGGCCGCTGGTTCGCCGCGCGGCAAGGCTGGCTCTTCTTCCCGCTGCTCACCCTCGAAGGTGTCGGCCTGCACGCCTCGAGCCTCAAGCACCTGCTGCGTCGCGATGCGAGCCGCGCCGACCGCATCGACGCCGCGGTGGTCGCCTCCCGGATCACGCTGTACGTCGCCGCGCTCTACGTCCTGCTGCCGGCCGGGAAGGCCACCGCGTTCCTCGGGTTGCAGCTCGCCGTGTTCGGAGTGTGCCTCGGTGCCGCGTTCGCCCCGAACCACAAGGGCATGCCGATCGTCCCGGCCTCGATGAAGCTGGACTTCCTCCGGCGCCAGGTGCTGATGTCGCGGAACATCCGCGGCGGGATCCTCACCGACTTCGCGATGGGCGGGCTCAACTACCAGATCGAGCACCATCTGTTCCCCAGCATGCCGCGGCCGACGCTGCGGCGCGTCCAGCCGATCGTCCGCGAGTACTGCGAACTGCACGGGATCGCGTACGCCGAGGTCGGGCTGTTCGCGTCGTACCGGATCGTCGTCGACTACCTGAACAACGTCGGCCTGCAGGCCCGCGACCCGTTCGACTGCCCGCTGGCGGCCCAGCTCCGGTCAGCGAGCGGGGGGAATCTCGCCTGA
- a CDS encoding fatty acid desaturase family protein produces MSQLLAEDHDPLRAQHKYTNLYTDLLRTVRELGLLKRRRGYYFVRIGLVVAAFAGVWVGFGLLGNSWLQLLMAGALALVLTQVAFLSHDSAHRQIFDSAAWNDWTARLLAGGLVGMSASWWRSKHSRHHQAPNQLSKDPDIDIGVIAFTPEHVARRTGFQAWLTRRQGWLFFPLLTLEGLSLYVASVQHLLRRSATKVERIEAAIVVSRLAGYLTVLFLLLPIGKAGAFLGLQLAIFGICLGGSFAPNHKGMPLVPASMKLDFLRRQVLMSRNIRGGVFTDFAMGSLNYQIEHHLFPNMPSPTLRRVQPIVREYCQLHGVKYTEVSLLSSYKIVVDYLNNVGLRARDPFQCPLVATYRG; encoded by the coding sequence ATGTCGCAGCTGCTTGCCGAAGACCACGATCCGTTACGGGCTCAACACAAATACACGAACCTGTACACCGACCTGCTCCGCACCGTCCGCGAGCTCGGACTGCTGAAGCGGCGCCGTGGGTACTACTTCGTTCGGATCGGCCTCGTCGTCGCCGCGTTCGCCGGCGTCTGGGTCGGGTTCGGTCTGCTCGGCAACTCCTGGCTGCAGCTGCTGATGGCCGGTGCGCTGGCCCTCGTCCTCACCCAGGTCGCGTTCCTGAGCCACGACAGCGCGCACCGGCAGATCTTCGACTCCGCCGCCTGGAACGACTGGACCGCGCGGCTGCTGGCCGGCGGACTGGTCGGGATGAGCGCGAGCTGGTGGCGGTCCAAGCACAGCCGGCACCACCAGGCGCCGAACCAGCTGTCCAAGGACCCGGACATCGACATCGGCGTCATCGCCTTCACCCCGGAGCACGTCGCCCGTCGTACCGGCTTCCAGGCCTGGCTGACCCGCCGCCAGGGCTGGCTGTTCTTCCCGTTGCTGACGCTGGAGGGCCTCAGCCTGTACGTCGCGAGCGTGCAGCATCTGCTCCGCCGCTCGGCAACCAAGGTCGAACGGATCGAGGCCGCGATCGTGGTCAGCCGCCTGGCCGGATACCTGACCGTGCTGTTCCTGCTACTGCCGATCGGCAAGGCAGGGGCGTTCCTCGGGCTGCAGCTGGCGATCTTCGGCATCTGCCTCGGCGGATCCTTCGCGCCGAACCACAAGGGCATGCCGCTCGTCCCCGCCTCGATGAAACTCGACTTCCTGCGCCGTCAGGTGCTGATGTCCCGCAACATCCGCGGCGGAGTGTTCACCGACTTCGCAATGGGTAGTCTCAACTACCAGATCGAGCACCACCTGTTCCCGAACATGCCGAGCCCGACGCTGCGACGAGTCCAGCCGATCGTCCGCGAGTACTGCCAGCTGCACGGGGTCAAGTACACCGAGGTCAGCCTCTTGTCGTCGTACAAGATCGTCGTCGATTATCTGAACAACGTCGGCCTTCGGGCTCGCGATCCGTTCCAGTGCCCACTCGTTGCGACCTACCGGGGGTAG
- a CDS encoding alkaline phosphatase D family protein, translated as MKLSRRQLLAASTVAGATLAVPGIAAAAPNLVRRDRPALPSGIASADVTPSSALVWSRTDRPGRLVVQLTSHGRFDRAIHLRGPKTSADDDFTARLPLRGLRPGQRYDYRLGFEDANGRIGQTLDGSFTTPGRNRPVSFVFTGDTAGQGYGINPELGGMIAYQAMHETRPDFFLHSGDNIYADGPLEAELKVADGTIWKNVVTEEVSKVAETLAEYRGRYKYNLLDENVRSLYADVPLVAQWDDHETLNNWYPGEILTDDRYTEKRVDVLASRAKKAFLEYLPMEHGSGRDRIYRKVSYGPLLDVFCLDMRTYRGANPVPSTVGPVAMLGAEQAAWLVREVAASRATWKVIASDMPLGLLVPDGDLIEAVANGLPGAPGGREHEIAWVLSQFKKRKVRNAVWLTADVHYAAAHHYDPSRAAFTDFDPFWEIVAGPINAGTFGPNGLDSTFGPEVVFSKAADFPSQSPAGGNQFFGYTRIDPRTGVFTVSLRNLFGDILWTKDLTPAHH; from the coding sequence ATGAAGCTGAGTCGCCGCCAACTCCTGGCCGCATCCACGGTGGCCGGGGCCACCCTCGCCGTACCCGGGATCGCCGCCGCTGCCCCGAACCTTGTCCGTCGTGACCGGCCCGCTCTGCCGTCGGGCATCGCGAGCGCCGACGTGACGCCGTCCTCGGCCCTCGTCTGGTCGCGGACCGACCGGCCGGGCCGACTGGTCGTGCAACTGACGAGCCACGGCCGCTTCGACAGGGCGATCCACCTGCGCGGGCCGAAGACCTCGGCCGACGACGACTTCACCGCGCGGCTGCCGTTGCGCGGTCTGCGGCCGGGGCAGCGCTACGACTACCGGCTCGGCTTCGAGGACGCGAACGGCCGGATCGGCCAGACGCTGGACGGCTCGTTCACCACGCCGGGGCGCAACCGGCCGGTCTCGTTCGTGTTCACCGGCGACACCGCGGGCCAGGGGTACGGCATCAACCCGGAGCTCGGCGGGATGATCGCGTACCAGGCGATGCACGAGACGCGGCCGGACTTCTTCCTGCACTCCGGCGACAACATCTACGCCGACGGCCCGCTCGAGGCCGAGCTGAAGGTTGCCGACGGCACCATTTGGAAGAACGTGGTGACCGAGGAAGTCTCGAAGGTCGCCGAGACGCTGGCCGAGTACCGCGGCCGGTACAAGTACAACCTGCTCGACGAGAACGTGCGCTCGCTGTACGCCGACGTACCGCTGGTCGCGCAGTGGGACGACCACGAGACGCTGAACAACTGGTACCCGGGCGAGATCCTCACCGACGACCGGTACACCGAGAAGCGGGTCGACGTGCTCGCGTCGCGGGCGAAGAAGGCGTTCCTCGAGTACCTGCCGATGGAGCACGGGTCCGGGCGGGACCGGATCTACCGCAAGGTGAGCTACGGTCCGCTGCTCGACGTGTTCTGCCTGGACATGCGCACGTACCGCGGCGCGAACCCGGTGCCGTCGACGGTCGGACCGGTCGCGATGCTCGGCGCCGAGCAGGCCGCCTGGCTGGTGCGCGAGGTCGCGGCGTCGCGGGCGACCTGGAAGGTGATCGCCAGCGACATGCCGCTCGGCCTGCTGGTGCCGGACGGCGACCTGATCGAGGCGGTCGCGAACGGCCTGCCCGGCGCTCCTGGTGGACGCGAGCACGAGATCGCCTGGGTGCTGAGCCAGTTCAAGAAGCGCAAGGTGCGGAACGCGGTCTGGCTGACGGCCGACGTGCACTACGCCGCGGCCCACCACTACGACCCGTCCCGGGCGGCGTTCACCGACTTCGATCCGTTCTGGGAGATCGTGGCCGGCCCGATCAACGCCGGTACGTTCGGGCCGAACGGGCTGGACAGCACGTTCGGGCCGGAGGTCGTGTTCTCGAAGGCGGCCGACTTCCCGAGCCAGTCGCCGGCCGGTGGCAACCAGTTCTTCGGGTACACCCGGATCGATCCGCGGACCGGCGTCTTCACGGTCTCGCTGCGCAACCTGTTCGGCGACATCCTCTGGACCAAGGACCTCACCCCGGCTCACCACTGA
- a CDS encoding prolyl oligopeptidase family serine peptidase: MTAYPESRRDDVVETLHGRKIADPYRWLEDADSPDTQDWVRRQNEFTQAELSGYPERQWFQTTMSAILARPRAGVPAKKAGWYFVGRNDGTQAQDVIYVAESLDELLSGGRVLIDPNTLSEDGTDSLGTFTVSPDGKYFAYGINESGSDWTTFRLLDIATGTPVEDVVSQAKFCEAVWLPDSSAYLYLHYPASGRSEGTETTAQSGGRLTLHKVGTPQSEDELVLNFPGEDQIFISPEVSDDDRYLVVHITEGTDPSTRLWVYPITSDGLGEPVKVVDSFADEIAFVRMSGDQLVLRTDRDASHGRVVLSSLDGEFTDLIPEGEATLQAVRGTADGLATLTLVDAQPVLTLYALDGSGQRVVDVPGGGVVDLHAGPEYDELFIGLSTTTDPTLSYVVSTGSGAVRALPELVRGSGGFAAPQVTVARRIAAGRDVPYFLITRSDLDFSSPRPTLMWGYGGFRIPVQADYRPGWPAWLAAGGVLVIANLRGGGEYGTEWHDAGRLKNKQNVFDDFIAVAEHLRDTGVTTPAQLAVHGRSNGGLLVGAVMTQRPDLFAVALPGVGVLDMLRFHKFTVGAAWASDFGLPDNAEQFEDLLAYSPLHRLSDGTSYPATLVVTGDHDDRVVPLHSHKFMATLQHAQAGPQPVLTRVEVNTGHGFGKPAAMIAAEWADLLAFAAHHVGLEPPEQ, from the coding sequence ATGACCGCTTATCCCGAGAGCCGCCGCGACGATGTGGTCGAGACACTGCACGGGCGGAAGATCGCTGACCCGTATCGCTGGCTGGAAGACGCCGACTCACCTGACACCCAGGACTGGGTCCGCAGGCAGAACGAGTTCACCCAGGCCGAGCTCTCCGGCTACCCGGAGCGCCAGTGGTTCCAGACCACGATGTCCGCGATCCTCGCGCGTCCACGCGCCGGCGTCCCGGCGAAGAAGGCAGGCTGGTACTTCGTCGGTCGCAACGACGGCACGCAGGCCCAGGACGTCATCTATGTGGCCGAGTCGCTCGACGAACTCCTGTCCGGCGGGCGAGTGCTGATCGATCCGAACACCCTCTCCGAGGACGGCACCGACTCACTGGGCACGTTCACCGTCAGTCCGGACGGCAAGTACTTCGCCTATGGCATCAACGAGAGCGGCAGCGACTGGACGACGTTCCGGCTGCTCGACATCGCCACCGGTACACCGGTCGAGGACGTGGTGTCGCAGGCCAAGTTCTGTGAGGCCGTCTGGCTGCCGGACAGTTCGGCGTACCTCTATCTGCACTACCCGGCGAGTGGGCGCAGTGAGGGGACCGAGACCACCGCGCAGTCCGGTGGGCGGTTGACGCTGCACAAGGTCGGCACACCGCAGTCCGAGGACGAACTGGTGCTGAACTTCCCCGGTGAGGACCAGATCTTCATCTCACCGGAGGTCTCCGACGACGATCGGTACCTCGTCGTCCACATCACCGAGGGGACTGACCCCAGCACCCGTCTCTGGGTCTACCCGATCACCTCGGACGGGCTGGGCGAGCCTGTGAAGGTGGTGGACTCGTTTGCCGACGAGATCGCCTTCGTACGGATGTCCGGCGACCAGCTGGTACTCCGGACCGACCGCGACGCGTCTCATGGCCGGGTGGTGCTTTCCTCGCTGGATGGTGAGTTCACCGACCTCATTCCGGAGGGCGAGGCGACACTGCAGGCAGTCCGCGGTACGGCGGACGGCCTGGCGACGCTGACCCTTGTCGACGCGCAGCCGGTGCTGACCCTGTACGCACTGGACGGTTCCGGGCAGCGCGTGGTCGACGTACCCGGCGGGGGAGTGGTCGACCTGCACGCCGGACCGGAGTACGACGAGCTGTTCATCGGACTGTCGACGACAACCGACCCCACCCTGTCGTACGTCGTCTCGACCGGGTCAGGCGCCGTACGTGCACTGCCGGAGTTGGTCCGCGGGTCTGGCGGTTTCGCGGCGCCTCAGGTGACCGTCGCGCGCCGGATCGCCGCAGGCCGCGACGTGCCGTACTTCCTGATCACCCGGTCGGACCTGGACTTCTCCTCCCCGCGTCCGACGCTGATGTGGGGGTACGGCGGGTTCCGCATCCCGGTCCAGGCCGACTACCGACCAGGCTGGCCGGCGTGGCTCGCAGCCGGGGGAGTGCTGGTCATCGCCAACCTGCGCGGCGGTGGCGAGTACGGGACCGAGTGGCACGACGCGGGACGGTTGAAGAACAAGCAGAACGTCTTCGACGACTTCATCGCGGTCGCAGAGCACCTGCGCGACACCGGCGTCACCACGCCGGCGCAGCTGGCCGTCCACGGTCGCAGCAACGGCGGACTGCTCGTCGGAGCGGTCATGACGCAACGGCCGGACTTGTTCGCGGTCGCACTGCCCGGTGTCGGTGTGCTGGACATGCTGCGGTTCCACAAGTTCACCGTGGGCGCGGCATGGGCGTCCGACTTCGGTCTGCCAGACAACGCGGAGCAGTTCGAGGATCTGTTGGCTTATTCGCCATTGCATCGCCTCAGCGACGGTACGTCGTACCCGGCGACGCTGGTGGTCACCGGGGACCACGACGACCGGGTGGTTCCGTTGCACAGTCACAAGTTCATGGCGACGCTGCAGCATGCCCAGGCCGGTCCGCAGCCTGTCTTGACCCGGGTAGAGGTCAACACCGGCCATGGCTTCGGCAAGCCTGCCGCGATGATCGCGGCGGAGTGGGCGGACCTACTGGCGTTCGCTGCTCACCATGTAGGTCTCGAACCTCCTGAGCAGTAG